One segment of Candidatus Zixiibacteriota bacterium DNA contains the following:
- a CDS encoding T9SS type A sorting domain-containing protein yields MQVRLTIRFAILICTGLLYLGGMTATADVLSIDNLTKLPVEEQHGHHHHSGFEHAVSQQNLLGLERDAKSLLPVSSLSALNPRVLKICAIRVQFKYEEPDDPNTTGRGHFDFRDYDTFVAEERHAVDPAPHNRRYFGKHIEALHNYWYTVSGGKVILTGDVYPLIDDSVYTLDQTMGFYGSQEPANGLGQFFYDALRLADKDDDINWNEYDVFMVFHAGSDRQNDLGFPETSSDLFTGFLIMGAPVPVEDSTIGILEGIVMPETVSQDNRANALNAVMAHEFGHQLGLVDLYDTRTFTTFIGDYSLMDNNGFGTGVDLGFERTRTILGTMPIYPDAWSRAYLGFVDIEVIEPGQNFPLKAAELDPGPDKVYKIPISENEYFLIENRQTDLDGDGANLKADIDTAGGNIPTGVILGPAPGFVPPGQSAPLTREYDFLIPGSGMVIWHVDETVAWDDYDADGLNNFYDNDLQWYYYDLVDTVNTWKFRPFLRLIEADGIIDFGGNYYTNFGRPEDLFHAGNNNQFGPNTNPSTRSNTGAYTGIDIYDITASDTLMYFDYEHEIKLAGWPRHTDSSMYPPVLYDVDGDQVDEVFVSGQRYILAFKANGDFLFEPTTGSYIISSRRALPPGPLSDPIHTDTLRAIGMVDSGDVITTPPTVADLDGDGVAEVAVGSEQGKIYLWSLSDSDGDGFVEKLAEIEFSAYEISADLIVADADNVNPGLEIVAGNIEGEVAFFDASGSELNKISGIGPVRQIVSTADFSSAWALVSAEGIPGLYELVNVNNPSVTSELGSDILGISAGTVDTIGTKVVTAVSRDGRVYIYRDESGQLVDYNMINPVLTGKTFSSRPVLYPALENYSRSQIYICGDNMFYGYHLNGTPLENFPLEVDRHEPAGHITASPVIVDINNDRYLDFILGTAEGELFMLNENAEILSNSPLATPLSVSNSAAFSTKSHRGTGFGNLYLNTDDGLIYGFLFPAYDFGSLELYSQYGGASHHRGYFEGTMKASQAEKGFLAYSYNYPNPAEDFTTIRFETSESADVNLRFYDLSGRLIYEHEMRVSGAMPSEFVWNTEEVPPGVYHCRLEVNSDGGSDINMFNIAVVK; encoded by the coding sequence TTGCAGGTACGACTAACAATCAGATTCGCAATACTCATCTGCACCGGACTGTTGTACCTGGGAGGTATGACCGCGACGGCCGACGTGCTCTCGATCGATAACCTGACCAAGTTACCGGTCGAAGAACAACATGGCCATCATCATCACAGCGGATTCGAACACGCCGTCTCACAGCAGAATCTGCTCGGGCTCGAGCGGGATGCTAAATCCCTTCTGCCGGTGAGTTCGCTTTCGGCGCTCAATCCGAGAGTCCTGAAAATCTGCGCTATCAGGGTACAGTTCAAATACGAGGAGCCGGATGATCCCAATACCACCGGACGCGGTCACTTCGATTTTCGTGACTATGATACATTTGTGGCCGAGGAACGCCATGCGGTCGACCCGGCCCCGCATAACCGACGGTATTTCGGTAAACACATTGAAGCCCTGCACAATTACTGGTACACCGTGTCAGGGGGCAAGGTCATCCTGACTGGTGATGTCTATCCCCTGATTGATGACAGTGTTTACACGCTCGATCAGACTATGGGATTTTACGGTTCGCAGGAGCCCGCTAACGGCCTCGGGCAGTTTTTCTACGATGCCCTCAGGCTGGCTGACAAAGATGATGATATCAACTGGAATGAATATGATGTCTTCATGGTGTTTCATGCCGGAAGCGACCGCCAGAACGATCTCGGATTCCCGGAAACATCTTCCGATTTGTTCACCGGCTTTCTGATTATGGGGGCGCCGGTGCCGGTGGAGGACAGTACGATTGGTATCCTGGAGGGAATCGTGATGCCGGAGACCGTCTCACAGGACAACCGCGCAAATGCCTTAAACGCCGTGATGGCTCATGAATTTGGTCATCAGCTCGGCCTGGTCGACCTGTATGATACCCGTACATTTACAACTTTTATCGGCGATTATTCGCTGATGGACAACAATGGTTTCGGCACCGGAGTTGATCTCGGATTCGAGCGGACACGAACGATTTTAGGAACCATGCCGATCTATCCCGATGCCTGGTCGAGGGCATATCTCGGATTTGTCGATATCGAGGTAATCGAACCGGGTCAAAACTTCCCGCTCAAGGCAGCCGAACTCGATCCGGGGCCTGACAAAGTTTACAAGATCCCGATTTCCGAAAATGAATACTTCCTGATTGAAAATCGTCAGACCGACCTCGACGGTGATGGTGCCAACCTCAAAGCCGATATCGACACCGCCGGCGGAAACATCCCGACCGGCGTGATCCTCGGCCCGGCGCCAGGTTTCGTACCGCCCGGACAGTCAGCGCCACTGACCCGTGAATACGATTTCTTGATTCCAGGTTCCGGGATGGTGATCTGGCATGTCGATGAAACTGTTGCCTGGGATGATTACGATGCCGACGGTTTGAATAATTTCTATGACAACGACCTGCAGTGGTATTACTATGACCTGGTCGATACCGTTAATACCTGGAAATTCAGGCCGTTTCTGCGCCTGATCGAAGCTGACGGTATTATCGATTTCGGCGGAAATTACTACACAAATTTCGGTCGTCCGGAAGATCTTTTCCATGCCGGCAACAACAACCAATTCGGGCCGAACACAAATCCCTCGACACGCTCCAATACCGGCGCGTATACCGGTATCGATATCTACGATATCACTGCCAGCGATACTTTGATGTATTTTGATTACGAACACGAGATCAAGCTGGCCGGGTGGCCCCGGCATACCGACAGCTCTATGTATCCACCGGTTCTCTACGATGTCGATGGTGACCAGGTTGATGAGGTGTTTGTTTCGGGCCAGAGGTATATACTGGCATTTAAGGCCAACGGTGATTTCCTGTTTGAACCGACAACCGGGTCGTATATAATCTCCAGTCGCCGGGCGCTACCCCCGGGACCGCTTTCCGACCCGATTCATACCGATACACTGCGGGCGATCGGGATGGTAGATTCCGGTGATGTCATCACCACACCGCCGACAGTCGCTGATCTGGATGGCGATGGTGTGGCTGAGGTCGCTGTCGGCAGTGAACAGGGCAAGATTTATCTCTGGAGCCTGAGCGATAGTGATGGCGATGGATTTGTCGAAAAGCTCGCCGAGATCGAGTTTTCTGCTTATGAGATTTCGGCTGATTTGATTGTTGCCGATGCTGACAATGTCAATCCCGGGCTCGAAATTGTCGCCGGTAATATCGAAGGCGAAGTCGCTTTCTTTGATGCCAGCGGTAGCGAACTGAACAAAATTTCAGGCATCGGGCCGGTCAGACAGATCGTCTCCACAGCAGATTTTAGTTCGGCCTGGGCGCTGGTATCCGCAGAGGGAATCCCCGGCCTGTACGAGCTGGTGAACGTCAATAATCCCTCGGTCACCAGCGAACTTGGTTCCGATATATTAGGAATCAGCGCTGGCACGGTAGATACCATCGGCACAAAAGTCGTCACAGCGGTAAGCCGTGACGGCAGGGTTTATATATACCGGGACGAATCCGGGCAACTGGTCGACTACAACATGATCAACCCGGTTCTGACCGGCAAGACGTTTTCCTCGCGACCGGTGCTCTATCCCGCACTCGAGAACTACTCTCGAAGCCAGATTTATATCTGCGGTGACAATATGTTTTACGGTTACCATCTCAACGGAACACCGCTTGAGAATTTCCCTCTTGAAGTCGATCGTCATGAACCAGCCGGCCATATTACTGCTTCGCCTGTGATCGTCGATATCAACAACGACCGTTATCTTGATTTTATTCTTGGTACCGCTGAAGGTGAGCTTTTCATGCTTAACGAAAACGCTGAAATTCTCTCGAATTCACCGCTGGCGACTCCGCTTTCGGTTTCTAATTCGGCTGCGTTTTCAACGAAGTCGCATCGCGGCACGGGCTTTGGCAATCTTTATCTCAATACCGATGACGGATTGATTTACGGATTTTTGTTTCCGGCTTATGATTTCGGATCGCTGGAATTGTACAGCCAGTATGGGGGAGCAAGCCATCATCGCGGATATTTCGAAGGGACCATGAAAGCAAGCCAGGCAGAAAAAGGTTTTCTGGCTTATTCATATAATTATCCAAACCCGGCTGAGGATTTCACTACCATTAGGTTCGAGACCTCCGAATCGGCAGATGTCAATCTTCGTTTCTACGATCTCTCCGGGAGATTGATCTATGAGCACGAGATGCGGGTCTCGGGCGCGATGCCGTCGGAATTCGTCTGGAACACCGAAGAAGTCCCTCCGGGTGTATATCACTGCCGGCTGGAAGTCAACAGCGACGGTGGTTCGGATATCAATATGTTCAACATCGCAGTAGTTAAATAA